One part of the Alligator mississippiensis isolate rAllMis1 chromosome 3, rAllMis1, whole genome shotgun sequence genome encodes these proteins:
- the CRHBP gene encoding corticotropin-releasing factor-binding protein produces the protein MSSAFRFQCHFFLIFLAALKGETRYLEVRDAGEDDPFLLLSADLKRELSEGQIYRRSLRCIDMLSIEGQFTFTAEQPQLHCATFFIGDPEELITIDYDFVNIDCQGGDFLKVFDGWILKGEKFPSSLDHPLPTSQRYIDFCESNNFQRSIRSSQNVAMIFFRIHEPGNGFTFTIKKNTNLFPCNVISQTPTGRFTMVIPHQHRNCSFSIIYPVVIKISDLILGHLNGLYLKKPSASCTGVGDFVELLGGTGLDPSKMFPLADLCHSFHGPAQMKIGCDNTVLRMVSSGKHINRVTFEYYQLDQNELENRKENSIEEFCFPGI, from the exons ATGTCTTCTGCATTCAGATTCCAGTGCCACTTCTTCCTAATCTTCTTGGCAGCCCTGAAGGGGGAAACCAGATACCTAGAG GTGAGGGACGCTGGTGAGGATGATCCCTTTCTGCTCCTCAGCGCAGACCTGAAGCGAGAATTGTCCGAAGGGCAGATCTACCGTCGGTCACTTA GATGTATTGACATGCTAAGTATAGAGGGGCAGTTCACCTTCACCGCAGAACAACCCCAGCTACACTGTGCCACTTTCTTTATTGGAGACCCAGAGGAGCTCATCACAATAGACTATGACTTTGTAAACATTGACTGCCAAGGAGGAGATTTCCTTAAG GTATTTGATGGCTGGATACTCAAAGGTGAGAAATTTCCTAGCTCCTTGGACCACCCTCTTCCCACTTCACAAAGATACATTGATTTTTGTGAAAGCAACAACTTTCAGAGGAGCATCAGATCATCCCAGAATGTGGCAATGATCTTCTTCAGGATTCATGAACCTGGCAATGGATTTACATTCACAATAAAGAAAAATACCAATCTCTTCC CCTGCAATGTCATCTCTCAGACTCCGACTGGAAGGTTCACTATGGTAATTCCTCATCAGCACAGAAACTGCAGCTTCTCTATAATTTATCCAGTGGTGATAAAAATATCTGACCTTATACTGGGACATTTAAATGGCCTCTACTTAAAG AAACCATCAGCAAGCTGCACAGGAGTGGGAGATTTTGTGGAGCTGTTGGGAGGAACTGGATTAGATCCCTCCAAGATGTTCCCTCTAGCTGACCTGTGTCATTCCTTTCATGGTCCTG CCCAAATGAAGATTGGCTGTGACAACACTGTACTACGAATGGTTTCCAGTGGCAAACATATCAATCGTGTGACATTCGAGTACTATCAGCTTGACCAGAATGAACTGGAAAATAGAAAGGAGAATAGTATTGAGGAGTTCTGCTTCCCTGGTATTTGA